The following coding sequences are from one Lathamus discolor isolate bLatDis1 chromosome 10, bLatDis1.hap1, whole genome shotgun sequence window:
- the ADAM19 gene encoding disintegrin and metalloproteinase domain-containing protein 19 isoform X1, with protein sequence MRGWGLLCGIALSLLLPPPGAAERQPEAVVPRWAAPRSPGTGKHPFRAEVTVKAEGQELILELEKNGNLFAPDYTETHYSQTGQAQTISLTHADHCFYHGVVRGWEHSSVTLSTCQGLRGLIVLSSNSSYILEPAPDSPNQHFIYRLDDLRLQRGACGYQGTEDTTKDWLRDFTTGMKPPRERVKREALQATKYVELLLVADYAEFQKHHFNIEATRLKLVEAANYVDKFYRSLNIRIALVGLEIWSNWNKCDVSENPYSTLKSFLAWSSKERVHRKHDNAQLITGVPFQGTTVGLAPVMAMCSDFQSGGVNMDHSENAIGVAATIAHEMGHNFGMNHDSAGCCNTPAEDGGCIMASATGHPFPKVFNRCNRKELEKYLQSGGGMCLSNMPDTRKMYGGKKCGNGYLEEGEECDCGEVEECNNPCCDARTCSLKLGAECAHGSCCHQCKLTSPGTLCRERAGLCDLPEYCTGKSPFCPSNSYQIDGAPCDGGKAYCYSGMCLTYKDQCIQLWGPGARPAPDACFEKVNAAGDTYGNCGKDIYGNYRKCEMRDAKCGKIQCQSSASKPLQSNAVAIDTTILMQRTELRCRGTHVYRSDSEEKEMLDPGLVLTGTKCGSHHVCFEGRCQNTSIIFDSESCNKKCHGHGVCNNNKNCHCNQGWAPPFCNKQGRGGSLDSGPPTPEGLSAVAITLAILAPILLLIIVFLFYYLKCWNKFAICSLKKTPQFSDTSGNGHANPAFKLKTPQEQRKVIGFPQIPSKPPPQQAPGLRINLQQPPAFSTGYMCGAGQPNAKDTARRTPPSRPAPPAPRPTVSQDISRPRPPQRALPADPIPNRPRAWPGHSSAISLPPAHTRTPGQLHPVPEVGTEHSDGKHSSVPSPRGNKSILKGITLLLYCKTSSCTALGVGNGEAVGLVAFIAGQ encoded by the exons AtgcggggctgggggctgctctgcgGCATCGCCctctcgctgctgctgccgcccc CTGGAGCGGCGGAGCGGCAGCCCGAGGCGGTGGTGCCGCGCTGGGCAGCCCCGCGCAGCCCCGGCACAGGGAAG CATCCCTTCAGAGCTGAAGTTACAGTAAAGGCAGAAGGCCAGGAGCTCATCTTAGAACTGGAGAAAAACGG AAACCTCTTTGCACCAGATTACACTGAGACTCATTACAGCCAGACTGGACAAGCACAGACCATCTCTCTGACCCACGCG GACCACTGCTTTTACCATGGAGTTGTGAGAGGCTGGGAGCACTCCAGTGTCACGCTCAGCACATGCCAAGGGCTGCG CGGACTTATCGTACTGAGCAGCAATTCCAGCTATATCTTAGAGCCAGCTCCTGACAGCCCAAACCAGCACTTCATTTACAGGTTGGATGACTTGAGATTGCAGAGAGGAGCCTGTGGCTACCAGGGCACCGAGGACACAACCAAAGACTGGCTCAGGGACTTCACAACTGGGATGAAACCACCACGCGAGAGG GTGAAACGGGAGGCTCTGCAGGCTACAAAGTATGTTGAGCTTCTGCTTGTGGCTGATTATGCAGAG TTTCAGAAGCATCACTTCAACATTGAAGCAACAAGGCTTAAATTAGTGGAGGCTGCTAATTATGTAGATAAG ttttacagatccctgAATATCCGGATTGCCTTGGTGGGGCTGGAGATCTGGAGTAATTGGAATAAATGTGATGTAAGTGAGAATCCCTACTCCACCTTGAAGTCTTTTCTGGCCTGGAGTAGCAAGGAGCGGGTGCACAGAAAGCACGATAATGCCCAACTAATCAC GGGTGTGCCCTTCCAAGGTACCACAGTGGGCTTGGCTCCTGTGATGGCCATGTGCTCTGATTTCCAGTCAGGAGGAGTAAACATG GATCACTCTGAAAATGCCATTGGTGTTGCTGCTACCATTGCCCATGAGATGGGACACAATTTTGGCATGAATCATGATTCAGCTGGCTGCTGTAATACCCCTGCAGAAGATGGAGGCTGCATCATGGCTTCAGCAACTGG GCACCCATTCCCCAAGGTGTTCAACCGGTGCAATaggaaagagctggaaaagtaTCTGCAATCTGGTGGAGGGATGTGTCTCTCCAATATGCCGGATACCAGAAAAATGTATGGTGGAAAGAAATGTGGAAATGGCTACttggaagagggggaggagtgTGACTGTGGAGAGGTGGAG GAATGCAATAACCCCTGTTGTGATGCCAGAACTTGCTCCCTGAAGTTGGGTGCCGAATGTGCTCATGGCAGCTGCTGTCATCAGTGCAAG CTGACGTCTCCAGGAACTCTCTGCAGGGAAAGAGCAGGACTTTGTGACCTCCCAGAATACTGCACTGGCAAGTCACCATTTTGCCCCTCCAACTCTTACCAAATTGATGGGGCCCCCTGCGATGGAGGAAAGGCCTATTGCTACAGTGGCATGTGCCTCACGTATAAAGACCAGTGCATACAGTTGTGGGGGCCTG GAGCAAGGCCAGCACCAGATGCCTGCTTTGAGAAGGTTAATGCCGCTGGAGACACCTATGGGAACTGTGGGAAGGACATCTATGGAAACTACAGGAAGTGTGAGATGAG AGACGCTAAATGTGGGAAGATCCAGTGCCAGAGCTCTGCTTCCAAACCCCTGCAGTCCAACGCAGTGGCCATAGATACAACTATCCTCATGCAGAGGACGGAGCTGAGGTGCCGAGGGACCCATGTGTACAGATCTGACAGTGAAGAAAAGGAGATGCTGGATCCTGGCTTGGTGCTGACAGGAACAAAATGTGGGAGCCATCAT GTTTGCTTTGAGGGACGCTGCCAGAACACATCCATCATATTTGATTCTGAAAGCTGTAACAAGAAGTGCCATGGTCATGGA GTCTGCAATAACAACAAGAACTGCCACTGCAACCAGGGGTGGGCCCCCCCATTTTGCAATAAGCAGGGCAGGGGTGGAAGCTTGGACAGTGGTCCCCCCACGCCCGAAG GCCTTTCAGCAGTTGCAATAACTCTTGCAATCCTGGCTCCCATTCTCCTTCTCATCATcgtgtttttattttactatctGAAATGCTGGAATAAATTTGCCATCTGTTCTCTAAAGAAGACCCCACAGTTCAG TGACACCTCTGGAAATGGACACGCAAACCCTGCATTCAAGTTGAAAACCCCGCAGGAACAGAGGAAG GTGATTGGCTTCCCTCAGATCCCATCAAAACCTCCTCCCCAGCAAGCTCCAGGGCTCCGAATAAACCTGCAGCAGCCACCCGCCTTCTCCACTGGCTACATGTGTGGTGCGGGGCAGCCCAATGCAAAGGATACTGCCCGTCGGACACCCCCAAGCCGACCGgcacctcctgctcccagacCCACTGTCTCTCAG GATATTTCTAGGCCCCGGCCACCACAGAGAGCTTTGCCAGCCGATCCCATCCCAAACAGACCCAGAGCTTGGCCAGGGCACAGCTCTGCCATCTCGCTGCCTCCTGCACACACTAGAACCCCAGGACAACTCCATCCTGTGCCAGAGGTAGGCACTGAGCACAGTGACGGGAAACACAGCAGCGTCCCCTCACCACGAGGGAATAAAAGTATTCTGAAGGGAATAACCTTGCTATTATATTGCAAAACATCTTCATGCACAGCGCtgggggttggaaatggagaGGCTGTTGGGTTGGTTGCTTTTATAGCAGGGCAATAA
- the ADAM19 gene encoding disintegrin and metalloproteinase domain-containing protein 19 isoform X3, protein MRGWGLLCGIALSLLLPPPGAAERQPEAVVPRWAAPRSPGTGKHPFRAEVTVKAEGQELILELEKNGNLFAPDYTETHYSQTGQAQTISLTHADHCFYHGVVRGWEHSSVTLSTCQGLRGLIVLSSNSSYILEPAPDSPNQHFIYRLDDLRLQRGACGYQGTEDTTKDWLRDFTTGMKPPRERVKREALQATKYVELLLVADYAEFQKHHFNIEATRLKLVEAANYVDKFYRSLNIRIALVGLEIWSNWNKCDVSENPYSTLKSFLAWSSKERVHRKHDNAQLITGVPFQGTTVGLAPVMAMCSDFQSGGVNMDHSENAIGVAATIAHEMGHNFGMNHDSAGCCNTPAEDGGCIMASATGHPFPKVFNRCNRKELEKYLQSGGGMCLSNMPDTRKMYGGKKCGNGYLEEGEECDCGEVEECNNPCCDARTCSLKLGAECAHGSCCHQCKLTSPGTLCRERAGLCDLPEYCTGKSPFCPSNSYQIDGAPCDGGKAYCYSGMCLTYKDQCIQLWGPGARPAPDACFEKVNAAGDTYGNCGKDIYGNYRKCEMRDAKCGKIQCQSSASKPLQSNAVAIDTTILMQRTELRCRGTHVYRSDSEEKEMLDPGLVLTGTKCGSHHVCFEGRCQNTSIIFDSESCNKKCHGHGVCNNNKNCHCNQGWAPPFCNKQGRGGSLDSGPPTPEGLSAVAITLAILAPILLLIIVFLFYYLKCWNKFAICSLKKTPQFSDTSGNGHANPAFKLKTPQEQRKVIGFPQIPSKPPPQQAPGLRINLQQPPAFSTGYMCGAGQPNAKDTARRTPPSRPAPPAPRPTVSQDISRPRPPQRALPADPIPNRPRAWPGHSSAISLPPAHTRTPGQLHPVPENTGVRTAGAVNILKPGSSGHS, encoded by the exons AtgcggggctgggggctgctctgcgGCATCGCCctctcgctgctgctgccgcccc CTGGAGCGGCGGAGCGGCAGCCCGAGGCGGTGGTGCCGCGCTGGGCAGCCCCGCGCAGCCCCGGCACAGGGAAG CATCCCTTCAGAGCTGAAGTTACAGTAAAGGCAGAAGGCCAGGAGCTCATCTTAGAACTGGAGAAAAACGG AAACCTCTTTGCACCAGATTACACTGAGACTCATTACAGCCAGACTGGACAAGCACAGACCATCTCTCTGACCCACGCG GACCACTGCTTTTACCATGGAGTTGTGAGAGGCTGGGAGCACTCCAGTGTCACGCTCAGCACATGCCAAGGGCTGCG CGGACTTATCGTACTGAGCAGCAATTCCAGCTATATCTTAGAGCCAGCTCCTGACAGCCCAAACCAGCACTTCATTTACAGGTTGGATGACTTGAGATTGCAGAGAGGAGCCTGTGGCTACCAGGGCACCGAGGACACAACCAAAGACTGGCTCAGGGACTTCACAACTGGGATGAAACCACCACGCGAGAGG GTGAAACGGGAGGCTCTGCAGGCTACAAAGTATGTTGAGCTTCTGCTTGTGGCTGATTATGCAGAG TTTCAGAAGCATCACTTCAACATTGAAGCAACAAGGCTTAAATTAGTGGAGGCTGCTAATTATGTAGATAAG ttttacagatccctgAATATCCGGATTGCCTTGGTGGGGCTGGAGATCTGGAGTAATTGGAATAAATGTGATGTAAGTGAGAATCCCTACTCCACCTTGAAGTCTTTTCTGGCCTGGAGTAGCAAGGAGCGGGTGCACAGAAAGCACGATAATGCCCAACTAATCAC GGGTGTGCCCTTCCAAGGTACCACAGTGGGCTTGGCTCCTGTGATGGCCATGTGCTCTGATTTCCAGTCAGGAGGAGTAAACATG GATCACTCTGAAAATGCCATTGGTGTTGCTGCTACCATTGCCCATGAGATGGGACACAATTTTGGCATGAATCATGATTCAGCTGGCTGCTGTAATACCCCTGCAGAAGATGGAGGCTGCATCATGGCTTCAGCAACTGG GCACCCATTCCCCAAGGTGTTCAACCGGTGCAATaggaaagagctggaaaagtaTCTGCAATCTGGTGGAGGGATGTGTCTCTCCAATATGCCGGATACCAGAAAAATGTATGGTGGAAAGAAATGTGGAAATGGCTACttggaagagggggaggagtgTGACTGTGGAGAGGTGGAG GAATGCAATAACCCCTGTTGTGATGCCAGAACTTGCTCCCTGAAGTTGGGTGCCGAATGTGCTCATGGCAGCTGCTGTCATCAGTGCAAG CTGACGTCTCCAGGAACTCTCTGCAGGGAAAGAGCAGGACTTTGTGACCTCCCAGAATACTGCACTGGCAAGTCACCATTTTGCCCCTCCAACTCTTACCAAATTGATGGGGCCCCCTGCGATGGAGGAAAGGCCTATTGCTACAGTGGCATGTGCCTCACGTATAAAGACCAGTGCATACAGTTGTGGGGGCCTG GAGCAAGGCCAGCACCAGATGCCTGCTTTGAGAAGGTTAATGCCGCTGGAGACACCTATGGGAACTGTGGGAAGGACATCTATGGAAACTACAGGAAGTGTGAGATGAG AGACGCTAAATGTGGGAAGATCCAGTGCCAGAGCTCTGCTTCCAAACCCCTGCAGTCCAACGCAGTGGCCATAGATACAACTATCCTCATGCAGAGGACGGAGCTGAGGTGCCGAGGGACCCATGTGTACAGATCTGACAGTGAAGAAAAGGAGATGCTGGATCCTGGCTTGGTGCTGACAGGAACAAAATGTGGGAGCCATCAT GTTTGCTTTGAGGGACGCTGCCAGAACACATCCATCATATTTGATTCTGAAAGCTGTAACAAGAAGTGCCATGGTCATGGA GTCTGCAATAACAACAAGAACTGCCACTGCAACCAGGGGTGGGCCCCCCCATTTTGCAATAAGCAGGGCAGGGGTGGAAGCTTGGACAGTGGTCCCCCCACGCCCGAAG GCCTTTCAGCAGTTGCAATAACTCTTGCAATCCTGGCTCCCATTCTCCTTCTCATCATcgtgtttttattttactatctGAAATGCTGGAATAAATTTGCCATCTGTTCTCTAAAGAAGACCCCACAGTTCAG TGACACCTCTGGAAATGGACACGCAAACCCTGCATTCAAGTTGAAAACCCCGCAGGAACAGAGGAAG GTGATTGGCTTCCCTCAGATCCCATCAAAACCTCCTCCCCAGCAAGCTCCAGGGCTCCGAATAAACCTGCAGCAGCCACCCGCCTTCTCCACTGGCTACATGTGTGGTGCGGGGCAGCCCAATGCAAAGGATACTGCCCGTCGGACACCCCCAAGCCGACCGgcacctcctgctcccagacCCACTGTCTCTCAG GATATTTCTAGGCCCCGGCCACCACAGAGAGCTTTGCCAGCCGATCCCATCCCAAACAGACCCAGAGCTTGGCCAGGGCACAGCTCTGCCATCTCGCTGCCTCCTGCACACACTAGAACCCCAGGACAACTCCATCCTGTGCCAGAG AATACTGGTGTCAGGACAGCTGGAGCAGTGAATATCTTGAAGCCAGGCTCCAGTGGGCACTCGTGA
- the ADAM19 gene encoding disintegrin and metalloproteinase domain-containing protein 19 isoform X2, with translation MRGWGLLCGIALSLLLPPPGAAERQPEAVVPRWAAPRSPGTGKHPFRAEVTVKAEGQELILELEKNGNLFAPDYTETHYSQTGQAQTISLTHADHCFYHGVVRGWEHSSVTLSTCQGLRGLIVLSSNSSYILEPAPDSPNQHFIYRLDDLRLQRGACGYQGTEDTTKDWLRDFTTGMKPPRERVKREALQATKYVELLLVADYAEFQKHHFNIEATRLKLVEAANYVDKFYRSLNIRIALVGLEIWSNWNKCDVSENPYSTLKSFLAWSSKERVHRKHDNAQLITGVPFQGTTVGLAPVMAMCSDFQSGGVNMDHSENAIGVAATIAHEMGHNFGMNHDSAGCCNTPAEDGGCIMASATGHPFPKVFNRCNRKELEKYLQSGGGMCLSNMPDTRKMYGGKKCGNGYLEEGEECDCGEVEECNNPCCDARTCSLKLGAECAHGSCCHQCKLTSPGTLCRERAGLCDLPEYCTGARPAPDACFEKVNAAGDTYGNCGKDIYGNYRKCEMRDAKCGKIQCQSSASKPLQSNAVAIDTTILMQRTELRCRGTHVYRSDSEEKEMLDPGLVLTGTKCGSHHVCFEGRCQNTSIIFDSESCNKKCHGHGVCNNNKNCHCNQGWAPPFCNKQGRGGSLDSGPPTPEGLSAVAITLAILAPILLLIIVFLFYYLKCWNKFAICSLKKTPQFSDTSGNGHANPAFKLKTPQEQRKVIGFPQIPSKPPPQQAPGLRINLQQPPAFSTGYMCGAGQPNAKDTARRTPPSRPAPPAPRPTVSQDISRPRPPQRALPADPIPNRPRAWPGHSSAISLPPAHTRTPGQLHPVPEVGTEHSDGKHSSVPSPRGNKSILKGITLLLYCKTSSCTALGVGNGEAVGLVAFIAGQ, from the exons AtgcggggctgggggctgctctgcgGCATCGCCctctcgctgctgctgccgcccc CTGGAGCGGCGGAGCGGCAGCCCGAGGCGGTGGTGCCGCGCTGGGCAGCCCCGCGCAGCCCCGGCACAGGGAAG CATCCCTTCAGAGCTGAAGTTACAGTAAAGGCAGAAGGCCAGGAGCTCATCTTAGAACTGGAGAAAAACGG AAACCTCTTTGCACCAGATTACACTGAGACTCATTACAGCCAGACTGGACAAGCACAGACCATCTCTCTGACCCACGCG GACCACTGCTTTTACCATGGAGTTGTGAGAGGCTGGGAGCACTCCAGTGTCACGCTCAGCACATGCCAAGGGCTGCG CGGACTTATCGTACTGAGCAGCAATTCCAGCTATATCTTAGAGCCAGCTCCTGACAGCCCAAACCAGCACTTCATTTACAGGTTGGATGACTTGAGATTGCAGAGAGGAGCCTGTGGCTACCAGGGCACCGAGGACACAACCAAAGACTGGCTCAGGGACTTCACAACTGGGATGAAACCACCACGCGAGAGG GTGAAACGGGAGGCTCTGCAGGCTACAAAGTATGTTGAGCTTCTGCTTGTGGCTGATTATGCAGAG TTTCAGAAGCATCACTTCAACATTGAAGCAACAAGGCTTAAATTAGTGGAGGCTGCTAATTATGTAGATAAG ttttacagatccctgAATATCCGGATTGCCTTGGTGGGGCTGGAGATCTGGAGTAATTGGAATAAATGTGATGTAAGTGAGAATCCCTACTCCACCTTGAAGTCTTTTCTGGCCTGGAGTAGCAAGGAGCGGGTGCACAGAAAGCACGATAATGCCCAACTAATCAC GGGTGTGCCCTTCCAAGGTACCACAGTGGGCTTGGCTCCTGTGATGGCCATGTGCTCTGATTTCCAGTCAGGAGGAGTAAACATG GATCACTCTGAAAATGCCATTGGTGTTGCTGCTACCATTGCCCATGAGATGGGACACAATTTTGGCATGAATCATGATTCAGCTGGCTGCTGTAATACCCCTGCAGAAGATGGAGGCTGCATCATGGCTTCAGCAACTGG GCACCCATTCCCCAAGGTGTTCAACCGGTGCAATaggaaagagctggaaaagtaTCTGCAATCTGGTGGAGGGATGTGTCTCTCCAATATGCCGGATACCAGAAAAATGTATGGTGGAAAGAAATGTGGAAATGGCTACttggaagagggggaggagtgTGACTGTGGAGAGGTGGAG GAATGCAATAACCCCTGTTGTGATGCCAGAACTTGCTCCCTGAAGTTGGGTGCCGAATGTGCTCATGGCAGCTGCTGTCATCAGTGCAAG CTGACGTCTCCAGGAACTCTCTGCAGGGAAAGAGCAGGACTTTGTGACCTCCCAGAATACTGCACTG GAGCAAGGCCAGCACCAGATGCCTGCTTTGAGAAGGTTAATGCCGCTGGAGACACCTATGGGAACTGTGGGAAGGACATCTATGGAAACTACAGGAAGTGTGAGATGAG AGACGCTAAATGTGGGAAGATCCAGTGCCAGAGCTCTGCTTCCAAACCCCTGCAGTCCAACGCAGTGGCCATAGATACAACTATCCTCATGCAGAGGACGGAGCTGAGGTGCCGAGGGACCCATGTGTACAGATCTGACAGTGAAGAAAAGGAGATGCTGGATCCTGGCTTGGTGCTGACAGGAACAAAATGTGGGAGCCATCAT GTTTGCTTTGAGGGACGCTGCCAGAACACATCCATCATATTTGATTCTGAAAGCTGTAACAAGAAGTGCCATGGTCATGGA GTCTGCAATAACAACAAGAACTGCCACTGCAACCAGGGGTGGGCCCCCCCATTTTGCAATAAGCAGGGCAGGGGTGGAAGCTTGGACAGTGGTCCCCCCACGCCCGAAG GCCTTTCAGCAGTTGCAATAACTCTTGCAATCCTGGCTCCCATTCTCCTTCTCATCATcgtgtttttattttactatctGAAATGCTGGAATAAATTTGCCATCTGTTCTCTAAAGAAGACCCCACAGTTCAG TGACACCTCTGGAAATGGACACGCAAACCCTGCATTCAAGTTGAAAACCCCGCAGGAACAGAGGAAG GTGATTGGCTTCCCTCAGATCCCATCAAAACCTCCTCCCCAGCAAGCTCCAGGGCTCCGAATAAACCTGCAGCAGCCACCCGCCTTCTCCACTGGCTACATGTGTGGTGCGGGGCAGCCCAATGCAAAGGATACTGCCCGTCGGACACCCCCAAGCCGACCGgcacctcctgctcccagacCCACTGTCTCTCAG GATATTTCTAGGCCCCGGCCACCACAGAGAGCTTTGCCAGCCGATCCCATCCCAAACAGACCCAGAGCTTGGCCAGGGCACAGCTCTGCCATCTCGCTGCCTCCTGCACACACTAGAACCCCAGGACAACTCCATCCTGTGCCAGAGGTAGGCACTGAGCACAGTGACGGGAAACACAGCAGCGTCCCCTCACCACGAGGGAATAAAAGTATTCTGAAGGGAATAACCTTGCTATTATATTGCAAAACATCTTCATGCACAGCGCtgggggttggaaatggagaGGCTGTTGGGTTGGTTGCTTTTATAGCAGGGCAATAA